One window of the Dreissena polymorpha isolate Duluth1 chromosome 5, UMN_Dpol_1.0, whole genome shotgun sequence genome contains the following:
- the LOC127832118 gene encoding uncharacterized protein LOC127832118 isoform X1: MRLWSTCLIFVCAVANVVAFPRKANVDKRWHFLVPVLQAKPPATQTLEGNLWPPELMELTSLYAKCQEMGLFARANPSKGTDAEMETHGDIGTDPDMGMEPGSGNEPGSGNEPGSGNKPDSGNEPGSGNEPGTGMLELACEQLSREIKDMKEHAQHINKRSYAQRRGSSGTFARYGK, encoded by the exons ATGAGACTGTGGTCCACATGTTTGATATTTGTGTGCGCGGTCGCTAATGTTGTTGCTTTTCCCAGAAAGGCAAACGTTGACAAAAGGTGGCATTTCCTTGTACCTGTTTTGCAAG caaaaccaCCCGCAACACAAACATTAGAAGGAAATCTATGGCCTCCCGAATTAATGGAAT TAACCTCCTTGTACGCCAAATGTCAGGAAATGGGGCTTTTCGCGAGGGCTAATCCTAGCAAAG GAACGGATGCGGAAATGGAAACACATGGGGACATTGGAACTGATCCGGACATGGGAATGGAACCGGGCAGTGGAAACGAACCGGGAAGTGGAAACGAACCGGGCAGTGGAAACAAACCGGACAGTGGAAACGAACCGGGCAGTGGAAACGAACCGGGCACGGGAATGCTAGAACTTGCTTGCGAACAATTGTCAAGAGAGATAAAAGACATGAAGGAACATGCACAACATATTAATAAA CGAAGTTATGCACAGCGCAGAGGATCGTCTGGAACATTTGCTCGGTATGGTAAATGA
- the LOC127832118 gene encoding uncharacterized protein LOC127832118 isoform X3, with amino-acid sequence MRLWSTCLIFVCAVANVVAFPRKANVDKRWHFLVPVLQAKPPATQTLEGNLWPPELMELTSLYAKCQEMGLFARANPSKGTDAEMETHGDIGTDPDMGMEPGSGNEPGSGNEPGSGNKPDSGNEPGSGNEPGTGMLELACEQLSREIKDMKRSYAQRRGSSGTFARYGK; translated from the exons ATGAGACTGTGGTCCACATGTTTGATATTTGTGTGCGCGGTCGCTAATGTTGTTGCTTTTCCCAGAAAGGCAAACGTTGACAAAAGGTGGCATTTCCTTGTACCTGTTTTGCAAG caaaaccaCCCGCAACACAAACATTAGAAGGAAATCTATGGCCTCCCGAATTAATGGAAT TAACCTCCTTGTACGCCAAATGTCAGGAAATGGGGCTTTTCGCGAGGGCTAATCCTAGCAAAG GAACGGATGCGGAAATGGAAACACATGGGGACATTGGAACTGATCCGGACATGGGAATGGAACCGGGCAGTGGAAACGAACCGGGAAGTGGAAACGAACCGGGCAGTGGAAACAAACCGGACAGTGGAAACGAACCGGGCAGTGGAAACGAACCGGGCACGGGAATGCTAGAACTTGCTTGCGAACAATTGTCAAGAGAGATAAAAGACATGAAG CGAAGTTATGCACAGCGCAGAGGATCGTCTGGAACATTTGCTCGGTATGGTAAATGA
- the LOC127832118 gene encoding uncharacterized protein LOC127832118 isoform X2 — translation MRLWSTCLIFVCAVANVVAFPRKANVDKRWHFLVPVLQAKPPATQTLEGNLWPPELMELTSLYAKCQEMGLFARANPSKGTDAEMETHGDIGTDPDMGMEPGSGNEPGSGNEPGSGNKPDSGNEPGSGNEPGTGMLELACEQLSREIKDMKEHAQHINKVAKLCTAQRIVWNICSVW, via the exons ATGAGACTGTGGTCCACATGTTTGATATTTGTGTGCGCGGTCGCTAATGTTGTTGCTTTTCCCAGAAAGGCAAACGTTGACAAAAGGTGGCATTTCCTTGTACCTGTTTTGCAAG caaaaccaCCCGCAACACAAACATTAGAAGGAAATCTATGGCCTCCCGAATTAATGGAAT TAACCTCCTTGTACGCCAAATGTCAGGAAATGGGGCTTTTCGCGAGGGCTAATCCTAGCAAAG GAACGGATGCGGAAATGGAAACACATGGGGACATTGGAACTGATCCGGACATGGGAATGGAACCGGGCAGTGGAAACGAACCGGGAAGTGGAAACGAACCGGGCAGTGGAAACAAACCGGACAGTGGAAACGAACCGGGCAGTGGAAACGAACCGGGCACGGGAATGCTAGAACTTGCTTGCGAACAATTGTCAAGAGAGATAAAAGACATGAAGGAACATGCACAACATATTAATAAAGTTG CGAAGTTATGCACAGCGCAGAGGATCGTCTGGAACATTTGCTCGGTATGGTAA